DNA from Candidatus Binatia bacterium:
AGGGAGAGCGAACCTCAGAGCGGATTCTCGACGTCGCGGAGGCCCTGTTCGCCACGAATGGGTATGAGGGGGCCTCCCTGCGCGCGATCTGCCGCGAGGCCGGCATCCAGCAGCCCGGCATCTACAACCACTTCGAGAGCAAGCAGCACCTCTACGCTGCCGTTCTCGACCGGGCACTCTCCCCAATGGCAGCGGCACTCGAGAACCGCCTGAGCCATCACGATCCCGCGCGCGCTCAGGCCGAACTCCCCGGTGTCATGACGGATCTCCTCCTCGAGCACCCGTCGATGGCCGCCCTCTTCCAGCAGGCGCTGCAGGGCGACCCGTCGTCCGTCGGCAATCAGATGCTCCAAACGTGGCTCGATCGACTCTTCGCCCAGGGCATCGAAGCCCTCGAGCCGGTCGCCGTGGGTCTCGATCGAGTCGACCTCGCCCTGCGCATCATCGCGCTGTTCAACCTGACGACGGGCTACTTCCTGTCGCAGCGCGCGTTTGAATCCATGGGCGGCGGAGACATCACCAACCCCGACAACGTCGCGCGCCAGAAGCAGCTGTTGGAACGACTCGCCCGCGCAGTGATGCCCTCCTCATGACCCACGCCCCCGGAACAGCGCCCCTGGACCGCAACTCGGCTGGTCCTCTGCGCAGACGCGGGGTGATGTGCACGACCGGGGCACGACAAGAGTGACGATTAAAGAACGTCCCTACCGATCCGGCTACGCGGCCGTGCGACGCAAGGCCACCGCGATCATCGCGGAGGCCGGCACCACGAGGACACCGCAGAGGAGCGGCACCCGCAGCACCTCCTGCGGCATCGGTCCCAAGGACCTCAGCACGACGATTCCGAGCGCAAGCGGCGCGTTCTGGATTCCCGTTTCGAGCGCGATCGCCCGGCGCTGACGCGGTGCGAGTCCGAGCAGGCGAGTCCCCAGGTATCCGAGGGTGAACCCGATGGGCCCAAGCACCGCGGCCGCGCCGACGGGAACGAGCACCGCGACGAGGGTCGTCAGCAAGAGGAATCCCGCCACCGGGACCGGACCGAAGCCGGAGATGAGTGGTTCCTAAGAGGGGACTTGGAGGCGTGGCTCTTCGGGGTGCGCTCGGTAGAGGAGAAGTGTGTGCCCCAGAGTCTGGATGACTTCCGCCCCGGTCCCGGATGCGAGCGCGGAGCCGACTTCATCGCGATCGGACGGACACTCCGTACCCCGGCGCACCTTGATGAGCTCATGCGCCAGCAGCGCTTCGTCGGTTGCAGCGATCACGGACTCTGTGACGCCACCCTTACCCACCTGCAACACCGGCTCGAGGGAATGCCCCAGACCGCGCAGATGACGCCGCTGCTTTCCCGTGAGGGCATTCATCGACATACTCCTTCTTCCACCAACCGCTCGACCTCGGCCGCGCCGAGGCCCAGGGCCTCCGTGAGAACGTTCTCGGTATCCGCCCCGAGCAGAGGCGCGGCCGCCGCCGCGCGCAACGGGGTCTTCGACAGGCGCAGCGGATTTCCCACATGCCGCGCCGAGCCCACCTCCGGGTGCTCGAGCGTGACGAGTGCGCCGCGCGCCGCCAGATGGAGGTCCCGCCGGTGCTCATCGGGGCCCTGCACGAACATCGCCGACACGCCCGCCGCTTGCAGGATCTCGGTCACCTCTTCCGACGGGCGCGTCCGCGTCCATTCGGTCAGCCTCGCGTCGATCTCTTCACGAGCCTCGACCCGCCCCTCGGCGCGCGCGAACCGCTCTTCGCTGTCCCAGCCAACGGCCGCGACGAGGCGCTCCCACGCCGCGTCGTCGGAGACTGCGATGGCACACCAACGATCTTCCCCCACACAGGGATAGACGTCGTGCGGCACCGCGGTCTCACTTCGGTTGCCACGCGGCTCGGGTGCGCGCCCGGTGCATGCCTCTTCCAGGTACAGCTCGCCGAACAAGTAGGCGGCCGCTTCGGTCTGCGCCATCTCGACGAACTGACCTTCGCCCGACTTGTTCCGGTGATCGAGCGCCGCGAGGACCGCGAGCGCACCGATTTTGCCGGCGATGTGATCGGGGTGGTTCAGCGCAGTTCCGCAAGGATACGGGACGTCGGCGTGATTCCAGAACGGATGGATTCCCGCGAACGCCGCATTCAGCGGCCCGAAGGCTTGCATCTGATCGAGCGGCCCCCCACGGCCGTAGCCCTGCGAGGAGAAGTAGACCACCTTCGGATTGCGCGCGGCGACGTCTTCGTAACCGAGGCCGAGACCTTCGAGCACGCCGCCGCGGTGGTTCTCCGCAACGACATCGGCGGTCGCGCACAAGTCGAGCGCCAGCTTGCGCCCCTCTTCGGTCGATAGATCGAGGCAGACACTCTTGCGGCCACGACACTCGTCGTTGAACGTCCAGGCTCGGTTCGGCTCCTCGTCCAGGGTCGCCAACCGCAGAACGTCGAGATGGGCACGCGACTCGATTTTGATGACTTCCGCTCCGAACTCCGACAGGACACCGACCAACTCGGGAACGACCGCGGCCACGCCGAACTCGATGACGCGGACGCCGTCGAGGAGCAGGCCAGCGCCCGCCACGTCTGTCTTGGCCGCGATCTTCCGGGGCGAAAAGCCCTCGAGATCGTCCTGACCCGCCAGCGGCGCGGGGCGGCGGACCGTCGCCGGGGTTTCCGAGAGGCTCCACACCGGGGCGCAGAACGGCGCGTCGCCCAGACCGGGAAACTCGGTCTCGACGAACGTCTCGCGCTCCTTGCTCTGCTCGCACGCAACGAATTCTTCGGGTCGATGCACCGGGCCCAGCGGAAGCCCTGTTTTGCGCGCCTCTTCGAATAGCTCCGCGCGCGTATGCTTCTGCGTGATCTCCGATGCCACGACGCGAATCACGTCGCTGTTCAGCATCCGGAAGACGATGTTCTCCCACTGCTCGCCTTGAAGCGCCTCGGGCTGCCCGAGCACTTCTAGGAGGCCGCGCCAGTGCTTGACGTTGCCCGGAACGATGC
Protein-coding regions in this window:
- a CDS encoding TetR/AcrR family transcriptional regulator, whose product is MPDGAMKTKGERTSERILDVAEALFATNGYEGASLRAICREAGIQQPGIYNHFESKQHLYAAVLDRALSPMAAALENRLSHHDPARAQAELPGVMTDLLLEHPSMAALFQQALQGDPSSVGNQMLQTWLDRLFAQGIEALEPVAVGLDRVDLALRIIALFNLTTGYFLSQRAFESMGGGDITNPDNVARQKQLLERLARAVMPSS
- the yhbY gene encoding ribosome assembly RNA-binding protein YhbY, which encodes MNALTGKQRRHLRGLGHSLEPVLQVGKGGVTESVIAATDEALLAHELIKVRRGTECPSDRDEVGSALASGTGAEVIQTLGHTLLLYRAHPEEPRLQVPS
- a CDS encoding CoA transferase codes for the protein MFNSPLGHLRVVDLTDLRGALAGRLLADLGADVVKIEAPDPHADMESVAYLYRNANKRGAFLDVEGESGRERFESLCTGTDVLIENLGRERQEALGLTPKQVAERYPHLVHVSLSDFGSMGPKADWHLEPLPAFAASGALFASGFPDRPPCWLPGFAAHDCASVYGAVGALAAVMDRDRHGQGQNVEVSVQEAGIAGLNPWAIPLEDYGRTYPILPSAPPRSADGNYLVLPASDGWVRIVPGNVKHWRGLLEVLGQPEALQGEQWENIVFRMLNSDVIRVVASEITQKHTRAELFEEARKTGLPLGPVHRPEEFVACEQSKERETFVETEFPGLGDAPFCAPVWSLSETPATVRRPAPLAGQDDLEGFSPRKIAAKTDVAGAGLLLDGVRVIEFGVAAVVPELVGVLSEFGAEVIKIESRAHLDVLRLATLDEEPNRAWTFNDECRGRKSVCLDLSTEEGRKLALDLCATADVVAENHRGGVLEGLGLGYEDVAARNPKVVYFSSQGYGRGGPLDQMQAFGPLNAAFAGIHPFWNHADVPYPCGTALNHPDHIAGKIGALAVLAALDHRNKSGEGQFVEMAQTEAAAYLFGELYLEEACTGRAPEPRGNRSETAVPHDVYPCVGEDRWCAIAVSDDAAWERLVAAVGWDSEERFARAEGRVEAREEIDARLTEWTRTRPSEEVTEILQAAGVSAMFVQGPDEHRRDLHLAARGALVTLEHPEVGSARHVGNPLRLSKTPLRAAAAAPLLGADTENVLTEALGLGAAEVERLVEEGVCR